A single window of Desulfovibrio sp. G11 DNA harbors:
- a CDS encoding tetratricopeptide repeat protein: MKKYYGVIVLALALFLFQGMTVSAQPTDQVEQKLNEAWVAYNIGQYKKVLQLVQPLASDGNARAQIILGRCYENGLGVPQDMETAAKWFRLAAEQNNSEAQVLLAYQYELGQGVPKDDAAVVRLMTSAANAGNAEALFNLALYHGQGKYGFAKNPAESFRLAKMAADQGNAQAQRYVGACYEYGVGVPENATEAQVWYGKAKAQGLEIEGNVFNFVREYTMP; encoded by the coding sequence ATGAAAAAATATTATGGAGTGATCGTTCTGGCTCTGGCGCTTTTTCTGTTCCAGGGCATGACTGTAAGCGCTCAGCCGACGGATCAGGTAGAGCAAAAACTCAACGAAGCGTGGGTGGCCTACAATATCGGGCAGTACAAAAAGGTGTTGCAACTGGTGCAGCCTCTTGCCTCTGACGGCAACGCCCGTGCCCAGATCATCCTTGGCCGTTGCTATGAAAACGGGCTTGGTGTGCCGCAGGATATGGAAACCGCCGCCAAGTGGTTCCGTCTTGCCGCCGAGCAGAACAACAGCGAGGCCCAGGTGCTGCTGGCGTACCAGTATGAACTGGGCCAGGGCGTGCCCAAAGACGATGCCGCCGTAGTCAGGCTTATGACCAGCGCCGCCAATGCGGGCAATGCCGAAGCCCTGTTCAATCTGGCGCTGTACCACGGGCAAGGCAAGTACGGCTTTGCCAAAAATCCCGCCGAAAGCTTCCGTCTGGCAAAAATGGCGGCAGATCAGGGCAATGCCCAGGCACAGCGCTATGTGGGTGCTTGCTATGAATACGGCGTGGGTGTGCCGGAAAACGCCACCGAAGCGCAGGTGTGGTATGGCAAGGCCAAAGCGCAAGGCCTGGAAATAGAAGGCAATGTCTTTAATTTTGTGCGCGAATACACCATGCCGTAA
- a CDS encoding dephospho-CoA kinase, translated as MSRLQLKITAGQAGKRLDRILGATVPELSRAALQKVVQAGCCTVDGLPEKRPAAKMRMGQTVTLDLPEHPDRLQPEEGHLELLWQDDHLVVCNKPAGLTVHPCPSCPEQTLVQRLLGRFPQLSRLEGQRPGIVHRLDKDTSGLLVVALTEADCLALAAAFAERQVHKEYLALVSGLPPLEGQCREPLGRHPTAKIKMAVVPEDQGGRNAFTEWRRLWNTDDGSVSLLAVRIHTGRTHQIRVHMTHLGYPLLGDRLYAPKAVQNMAPRQMLHAWRLGFTHPASGEDMRFTCPPPHDMPDAALAAMQRMQRLVITGNPGSGKSTLSASLAALGVPVISADDVVADLYAPGGAGSQWIGRLRGGLLGADGAVSRSALMAAMREDPVLRRDVEQTVHALTQQRIADFWQQHENAGIPLAAAEIPLYFECGWQHVFRPVPLSVGVHCPLPLRSARTAEHRGWNQEKMAALEEWQWPEDRKMGACDMVITNEDDLPRLQEKAAGLVEKLRLLEQEKKEEQARTLGRIWSSD; from the coding sequence GTGAGCAGGCTGCAACTGAAAATAACAGCCGGGCAAGCGGGCAAGCGCCTTGACCGCATACTGGGTGCCACGGTTCCGGAACTTTCACGGGCAGCCCTGCAAAAGGTCGTGCAGGCCGGTTGCTGTACCGTGGACGGACTGCCGGAAAAACGCCCCGCAGCCAAAATGCGCATGGGGCAGACCGTGACTCTGGACTTGCCGGAACATCCGGACCGCCTTCAGCCCGAAGAAGGGCATCTGGAACTGCTCTGGCAGGATGATCACCTTGTGGTCTGCAACAAACCCGCGGGGCTTACGGTTCATCCGTGCCCGTCCTGCCCGGAACAGACGCTGGTGCAGCGCCTTCTGGGGCGCTTTCCGCAACTGTCCAGACTTGAAGGGCAGCGACCCGGCATTGTGCACCGCCTGGACAAGGATACCAGCGGCCTTCTTGTAGTCGCCCTTACAGAAGCCGACTGCCTGGCTCTGGCTGCAGCTTTTGCCGAGCGCCAGGTTCACAAGGAATATCTGGCCCTTGTAAGCGGCCTGCCGCCGCTTGAAGGCCAGTGCCGTGAGCCGTTGGGGCGGCACCCCACAGCCAAAATAAAAATGGCCGTGGTCCCGGAAGACCAGGGCGGCAGAAATGCGTTCACAGAATGGCGCAGACTCTGGAACACGGACGACGGCAGCGTATCGCTGCTGGCCGTGCGCATTCATACAGGGCGTACCCATCAGATACGGGTGCATATGACACATCTGGGGTACCCCCTGCTAGGCGACAGACTTTACGCTCCCAAAGCTGTGCAGAACATGGCTCCCCGCCAGATGCTGCACGCATGGCGGCTGGGTTTCACCCACCCTGCAAGCGGCGAAGACATGCGTTTTACCTGCCCGCCGCCGCACGACATGCCGGATGCCGCTCTGGCCGCCATGCAGCGAATGCAGCGGCTGGTAATCACGGGCAATCCGGGCAGCGGCAAATCGACGCTGTCGGCCAGCCTGGCCGCGCTGGGTGTGCCTGTCATCAGCGCCGATGACGTGGTGGCAGATCTTTACGCTCCGGGAGGCGCGGGCAGCCAGTGGATCGGCCGGCTGCGCGGCGGCCTGCTTGGGGCCGACGGCGCTGTGAGCAGAAGCGCCCTCATGGCCGCCATGCGGGAAGACCCCGTTCTCCGTCGTGATGTGGAACAGACGGTTCACGCCCTGACACAGCAACGCATCGCTGACTTCTGGCAGCAGCATGAAAATGCAGGAATCCCCTTGGCCGCCGCCGAAATTCCGCTTTATTTCGAGTGCGGTTGGCAGCATGTTTTCAGGCCTGTACCGCTCAGCGTGGGCGTACATTGCCCCCTGCCCCTACGCAGCGCGCGCACGGCAGAACACCGGGGCTGGAATCAGGAAAAAATGGCCGCCCTCGAGGAATGGCAATGGCCTGAAGACCGCAAAATGGGCGCCTGTGATATGGTAATCACCAATGAAGACGACCTGCCCCGACTTCAGGAAAAAGCCGCTGGTCTGGTTGAAAAATTGCGCCTTCTTGAACAGGAAAAAAAGGAAGAACAAGCCCGCACACTGGGCAGGATCTGGAGTTCGGACTAA
- a CDS encoding GIY-YIG nuclease family protein has product MTSDLWLVYLLECADGTLYCGITRHMERRLAQHNGTISGGARYTRGRRPVCLLASRSCACMADALRLERAVKARPRHKKKSYLLHGDAEQC; this is encoded by the coding sequence ATGACATCCGACCTGTGGCTGGTTTACCTGCTGGAATGCGCGGACGGCACCCTGTACTGCGGCATTACCCGTCATATGGAACGCCGCCTTGCGCAGCATAACGGCACCATATCCGGCGGCGCACGCTATACGCGCGGGCGGCGTCCGGTGTGCCTGCTGGCCAGCAGGTCCTGCGCATGCATGGCCGATGCCCTGCGCCTTGAACGTGCGGTCAAAGCCCGCCCGCGCCACAAAAAAAAATCCTACCTGCTGCACGGAGATGCCGAACAATGCTGA
- a CDS encoding YceD family protein, translating into MQNYRISLNDLPPEGKEFHLDDPAIWQAPMKEFGMDCRVSKPLSATINVLPTDGGWLVRGTLAGEVVLPCSRCAEDSPSSISARFEDFEELPDDDDFEGPGGGASLSGAQAQDEDAESRLVFINNVPMLDLAAICWEELMLALPVTPLCATSCKGLCAGCGANLNEGMCSCEHEEGDPRMAVLRGLTLHKN; encoded by the coding sequence ATGCAGAATTACCGTATATCACTTAATGATTTGCCGCCCGAAGGCAAAGAATTCCACCTGGACGATCCGGCCATCTGGCAGGCTCCCATGAAGGAATTCGGCATGGATTGCCGGGTGAGCAAGCCCTTGAGCGCCACCATTAACGTCCTGCCCACTGATGGCGGCTGGCTTGTGCGCGGCACCCTTGCGGGCGAGGTGGTTCTGCCTTGCAGCCGTTGCGCCGAAGACTCCCCTTCTTCCATAAGCGCCCGCTTCGAAGATTTTGAGGAACTGCCCGACGACGACGATTTTGAAGGTCCCGGCGGCGGCGCAAGCCTGTCGGGCGCGCAGGCTCAGGATGAAGACGCCGAGAGCCGCCTTGTTTTTATAAACAACGTACCCATGCTTGACCTGGCGGCCATCTGCTGGGAAGAACTCATGCTGGCTCTGCCTGTAACCCCCCTGTGTGCCACATCCTGCAAAGGACTGTGCGCCGGCTGCGGAGCCAACCTGAACGAAGGCATGTGCTCCTGTGAGCACGAAGAAGGCGATCCCCGCATGGCAGTGTTGCGCGGGCTTACCCTGCATAAAAACTGA
- the rpmF gene encoding 50S ribosomal protein L32 — protein MAVQQNKKSRSRKGMRRSHDRVAIPAVIYCSCGEPTVPHCVCPSCGTYKGRQVVAKSDNE, from the coding sequence ATGGCTGTGCAACAGAACAAAAAATCCCGCTCCCGCAAGGGGATGCGCCGCTCCCATGACCGTGTGGCCATTCCTGCCGTTATTTACTGCTCCTGCGGCGAGCCTACCGTGCCCCATTGCGTCTGCCCCAGCTGCGGCACGTACAAAGGCCGTCAGGTAGTCGCCAAGAGCGATAACGAGTAA
- a CDS encoding ATP-binding protein — translation MPVHSKAPDGPGVNPMILALEISSSALLHYHKAPFLHASLASMGETLHCGQVVLLEYANSRWAEPFVWTSSVPSAACPLPLPTLDDMAPLLDTFLQRKELCISDTGQMPEGPQKKFFLARQVRAALCIPIVHEGGLCGGICLTRRISGQGWSQDDVNICHLLSNILAMVLTHFRLYGRLRQKHKQLRDILDAFPNPVCIVDMETNRILFSNKSVAETFPTPQESEDDSCHKRLMGRDSPCPYCTTPIIRRTGEAYQWTYQNEVTNRTYTVVDKVIKWDNDRPVRLSISTDITDILRTRHEKQSAVIASQAKTEFLAHMSHEIRTPLNGIIGLTHLALQSGPDGELKEYLLKIRSSSTNLLAIINDVLDLSKIEANKMELENVNFMVEEVLDFVHTSVRFAMEQKGLEYQCHLDDDVPLKLWGDSLRLKQVLLNLMSNAVKFTARGKVGLRIHRQQDDDGDWLHFEVSDTGMGISHEYQQHLFDPYTQANSSISRRFGGTGLGLSICKRIAELMQGSLWCESRLGEGSRFHLRIPCTAARNIYCETSDEAHGVLPLQNAADLKILLVEDNEINQEIARAMLRHLDIECDLAHNGREAVHMALQTGYDMIFMDVYMPVMDGLHATREIRRNLPKAPHGKALPIIAMTAVAMPETMDEIMDSGMDDYLAKPFNLVTLRNKIVQWLGLC, via the coding sequence ATGCCAGTTCACAGCAAGGCCCCAGACGGTCCCGGCGTCAACCCTATGATTCTGGCGTTGGAAATTTCCAGCTCGGCACTTTTGCATTATCACAAAGCCCCCTTTTTGCACGCCAGCCTCGCCAGTATGGGTGAAACCTTGCACTGCGGACAGGTGGTTCTTCTTGAATACGCCAACAGCCGGTGGGCCGAGCCTTTTGTATGGACAAGCTCCGTACCCAGCGCCGCCTGCCCGCTGCCCCTGCCAACGCTGGACGACATGGCCCCCCTGCTCGACACCTTCTTGCAGCGTAAAGAACTTTGCATTTCTGATACCGGGCAGATGCCCGAAGGACCGCAAAAAAAGTTTTTTCTCGCGCGTCAGGTCAGGGCTGCCCTTTGCATTCCCATTGTTCACGAAGGCGGGCTTTGTGGCGGCATCTGCCTCACCAGGCGCATTTCCGGGCAAGGCTGGTCACAGGATGACGTAAATATATGCCACCTGCTGAGCAACATCCTGGCCATGGTGCTCACCCATTTTCGTCTTTACGGCAGGTTGCGTCAAAAGCACAAACAGCTTCGTGACATTCTTGACGCATTTCCCAATCCCGTATGCATCGTGGATATGGAAACGAACAGGATTCTTTTTTCCAATAAAAGCGTTGCAGAAACATTTCCCACACCGCAAGAAAGCGAAGACGACAGCTGTCATAAAAGGCTTATGGGCCGGGACAGCCCCTGCCCCTACTGCACCACCCCCATTATTCGCCGCACAGGCGAAGCCTACCAGTGGACCTACCAGAACGAGGTCACCAACCGCACGTATACCGTGGTAGACAAGGTGATCAAATGGGACAATGACAGGCCCGTGCGGCTTTCCATCAGCACGGATATAACCGACATCCTGCGCACCCGGCATGAAAAACAGTCAGCCGTTATTGCCTCTCAGGCCAAAACGGAATTTCTGGCCCACATGAGCCACGAAATCCGTACACCGCTCAACGGTATCATCGGCCTCACTCATCTGGCCCTGCAAAGTGGCCCGGATGGGGAACTCAAGGAATATCTGCTGAAAATCCGCTCTTCTTCCACAAACCTGCTGGCTATCATCAATGATGTTCTCGATCTTTCAAAAATCGAGGCCAACAAGATGGAGCTGGAAAACGTCAATTTTATGGTAGAGGAAGTACTGGATTTTGTTCACACATCCGTGCGCTTTGCCATGGAACAGAAAGGGCTTGAGTACCAATGCCACCTGGATGACGATGTGCCTCTCAAGCTCTGGGGCGACAGCCTGCGCCTCAAACAGGTGCTGCTCAACCTCATGAGCAACGCGGTCAAGTTTACCGCCAGGGGCAAGGTGGGGCTGCGCATCCACCGGCAACAGGACGACGATGGTGACTGGCTGCACTTTGAGGTGTCAGATACGGGCATGGGCATAAGCCACGAATACCAGCAGCACCTTTTTGATCCCTATACGCAGGCCAACTCGAGCATCAGCCGCCGCTTTGGCGGCACGGGCCTGGGCCTGAGCATATGCAAACGTATTGCCGAGCTTATGCAGGGCAGCCTGTGGTGCGAAAGCAGGCTTGGCGAAGGTTCGCGATTTCATCTGCGCATACCATGTACCGCCGCCCGCAATATCTATTGCGAAACCAGCGATGAGGCGCATGGAGTTTTGCCCCTGCAGAACGCCGCAGACCTCAAGATACTTCTGGTAGAAGACAACGAGATCAATCAGGAAATAGCCAGAGCCATGCTGCGCCACCTCGATATTGAGTGCGACCTTGCCCATAACGGCCGTGAAGCCGTACACATGGCGCTGCAAACAGGCTATGACATGATATTTATGGATGTATATATGCCTGTTATGGACGGCCTGCATGCCACCCGTGAAATCCGCCGTAATCTGCCCAAAGCGCCACATGGCAAAGCTCTGCCCATCATCGCAATGACAGCCGTAGCCATGCCCGAAACTATGGATGAAATCATGGATTCAGGTATGGACGACTACCTTGCCAAACCTTTTAATCTGGTAACGCTGCGCAACAAGATAGTTCAGTGGCTTGGCCTCTGCTGA
- the ybaK gene encoding Cys-tRNA(Pro) deacylase, which produces MSAKISKTNAARQLEKQGIAHTLHQVAVDENDLSAVTMARQLGVEPQRVFKTLVARGDKTGVLMACIPAGTELNLKALAAASGNKHTEMVHLKDVRPLTGYVRGGCSPLGGKKNYPVFVDASALEQESIYISAGLRGVQICLSPQDLLRAVTGDTANIARQA; this is translated from the coding sequence ATGTCCGCCAAGATATCCAAGACCAATGCCGCCCGTCAGCTGGAAAAACAGGGCATAGCCCATACCCTGCACCAGGTTGCCGTAGACGAAAACGATCTCTCCGCCGTTACCATGGCCCGCCAGCTTGGAGTAGAGCCACAGCGTGTTTTCAAGACCCTGGTTGCCCGCGGAGACAAAACAGGCGTACTTATGGCCTGCATACCTGCCGGTACAGAGCTGAACCTCAAGGCGCTTGCTGCCGCTTCGGGCAACAAGCATACGGAAATGGTTCACCTCAAGGACGTGCGCCCTCTCACAGGCTATGTGCGCGGCGGCTGTTCTCCGCTGGGCGGCAAAAAAAACTATCCTGTTTTTGTGGACGCCAGCGCCCTTGAGCAGGAAAGCATCTATATAAGCGCTGGCCTGCGCGGCGTGCAGATATGCCTGTCGCCACAAGACCTGCTCCGGGCCGTAACCGGCGATACAGCCAACATCGCCCGACAGGCCTGA
- a CDS encoding LysE family translocator produces MLTVDVALAFFAASLLLGIAPGPDNIFVLTQSAVYGAGAGVVTTLGLVTGLCVHTAAVALGVAAIFQSSPLAFTLLKTVGAAYLLWLAWLSFRAGASLALTGGGGTPFPGYAALYRRGIVMNVTNPKVSLFFLAFLPQFCDPSRGSVALQVLGLGLLFMLATLMVFFSVALLGGRLALWFNKAPGGQILIHRAAGLVFAGLALLLLFSGK; encoded by the coding sequence ATGCTGACCGTGGATGTTGCTCTGGCGTTTTTCGCCGCCTCCCTTCTTCTTGGCATCGCCCCCGGGCCGGACAATATTTTTGTGCTCACGCAGTCCGCAGTTTACGGCGCAGGCGCAGGTGTGGTCACCACTCTGGGGCTGGTCACCGGTCTCTGCGTGCACACGGCTGCCGTGGCTCTGGGGGTGGCCGCCATCTTTCAAAGCTCCCCGCTGGCTTTTACCCTGCTCAAGACCGTGGGCGCGGCCTACCTGCTGTGGCTTGCCTGGCTTTCTTTCAGGGCCGGAGCTTCACTGGCGCTTACCGGAGGCGGCGGAACACCCTTTCCCGGTTATGCGGCCCTGTACCGGCGCGGCATTGTCATGAATGTGACCAATCCCAAGGTTTCACTCTTCTTTCTGGCTTTTTTGCCCCAGTTCTGCGATCCCTCCAGAGGCAGTGTGGCCCTGCAGGTTCTTGGTCTGGGTCTTTTATTCATGCTGGCAACCCTTATGGTTTTTTTCAGCGTTGCCCTGCTTGGCGGCAGGCTGGCCCTGTGGTTCAACAAGGCCCCCGGCGGGCAGATACTCATACACCGCGCTGCAGGCCTTGTTTTTGCGGGTTTGGCCCTGCTTCTGCTGTTCAGCGGCAAATAG
- a CDS encoding Hsp70 family protein produces the protein MKILGIDLGTSNTYIYGAHRHSATPQPVVLPRASAPDGCVETVILYEDDMPRLIGHLAESEYYANAAMRSRRSLRCQFKPEIGEDGSGAMRWMTDFLRMLRDALPPGTLELDSLIFVGIPARTRESFGLALSQCFTDAGWPAPALIRESDAAMISCLQSGTIELDDMEHSLLILDFGGGTCDFTLAENSEILQSGGDRLLGGRLFDDLFFQLFCRHNPGLQEQARADNCEYYVHWVLCKAEKERFSKILQKDINSAVSLHLSWYDAQGGQKHAYLHELTWQQIVSAAENYTASEALLGMLRQYANRGALGSTAADMLQGREVALISWFKDMLYDIKKQKSVAKIILTGGSSNWFFARDAVLDVFGTDNIVMSPRTYEDIAYGLALYPMLLNTHLKIKSLLEDQSEDFSQRVAGIAQGIFEKHTKLAARTCAERIAARDIMGVLESAQQSRKTVEEIEQKISEKIRSDSGLLTIIRERTEAARTEIERELRQQFSRWLRENGVHLVPRLNFSARTLSTSFFDAVQVKISRLTLLNTMDVMVVAVLPGVAAFAVGEKMLLTTGEPVSAVLGGAAAFAGTWALGKFGKNFLRTKRLPQFLLNEKNREKIIAKNKEYIQEALEQAFQEIRQDLMEDARTKIRYSLKALLQRLTVLNHIRVERGPAT, from the coding sequence ATGAAGATACTCGGCATAGACCTCGGCACCAGTAATACTTACATCTACGGGGCTCACAGGCATTCTGCCACACCGCAGCCCGTGGTGTTGCCCCGCGCCAGCGCACCGGACGGCTGCGTGGAGACCGTCATTCTGTATGAAGACGACATGCCGCGCCTCATAGGGCATCTGGCTGAAAGCGAATATTACGCCAATGCGGCCATGCGGTCCCGGCGCAGCCTGCGCTGCCAGTTCAAGCCTGAAATAGGCGAAGACGGGTCCGGGGCCATGCGCTGGATGACAGATTTTCTGCGCATGCTGCGCGACGCGCTGCCCCCGGGCACACTGGAGCTGGACAGCCTGATATTTGTAGGCATTCCGGCGCGTACACGCGAAAGCTTCGGCCTGGCCCTCTCGCAGTGCTTTACAGACGCAGGCTGGCCGGCACCCGCCCTTATACGGGAGTCCGACGCGGCCATGATATCCTGCCTGCAGTCAGGAACCATCGAACTGGACGATATGGAGCACAGCCTGCTGATTCTGGATTTCGGCGGCGGTACCTGCGACTTCACACTGGCCGAAAACTCTGAAATCCTCCAGAGCGGCGGCGACCGCCTGTTAGGCGGACGCCTGTTTGACGACCTCTTTTTCCAGCTCTTCTGCCGCCACAATCCCGGCCTTCAGGAACAGGCCAGAGCCGACAATTGCGAATATTACGTTCACTGGGTCCTGTGCAAGGCAGAAAAAGAGCGGTTTTCAAAAATCCTGCAAAAAGACATCAACAGCGCCGTGAGCCTGCACCTCTCCTGGTATGACGCGCAGGGCGGGCAAAAACACGCGTATCTGCACGAGCTTACCTGGCAGCAGATCGTCAGCGCCGCGGAAAACTATACGGCTTCGGAGGCCCTGCTGGGCATGCTTCGCCAGTATGCCAACAGGGGCGCGCTCGGCAGCACCGCCGCAGACATGCTGCAAGGGCGCGAGGTGGCCCTCATATCCTGGTTCAAGGATATGCTGTATGACATTAAAAAACAGAAAAGCGTGGCCAAGATCATTCTTACCGGCGGCAGCAGCAACTGGTTTTTTGCCCGCGATGCTGTACTGGACGTTTTCGGCACAGACAATATTGTCATGAGCCCCCGAACGTATGAGGACATTGCCTATGGCCTTGCCCTGTACCCCATGCTGCTGAACACACACCTCAAGATAAAAAGCCTGCTTGAAGATCAGAGTGAGGATTTTTCGCAACGGGTGGCAGGTATTGCCCAGGGCATTTTTGAAAAACACACCAAACTGGCCGCGCGCACCTGTGCCGAGCGCATTGCGGCCCGAGACATTATGGGAGTGCTTGAATCCGCCCAGCAGTCCCGCAAAACCGTGGAAGAAATAGAGCAGAAAATCAGCGAAAAAATACGTAGTGATTCCGGACTGCTGACCATCATACGCGAACGGACGGAAGCCGCCCGTACAGAAATAGAACGGGAACTGCGCCAGCAGTTCAGCCGGTGGCTGCGCGAAAACGGCGTACACCTCGTACCCAGGCTCAATTTTTCGGCCCGCACCCTGAGTACCAGCTTTTTTGATGCCGTACAGGTCAAGATATCACGGCTCACCCTGCTGAACACGATGGACGTTATGGTGGTTGCCGTTCTGCCCGGCGTGGCAGCCTTTGCCGTTGGCGAAAAAATGCTGCTCACCACCGGCGAACCCGTGTCTGCCGTGTTGGGCGGCGCGGCGGCTTTTGCAGGCACGTGGGCACTGGGCAAGTTCGGCAAAAATTTTCTCCGTACAAAAAGGCTGCCCCAATTTCTGCTTAACGAAAAAAATCGTGAAAAAATCATCGCCAAAAACAAGGAGTACATCCAGGAAGCCCTGGAGCAGGCTTTTCAGGAAATCAGGCAGGATCTTATGGAGGACGCCAGGACAAAGATACGCTATTCGCTCAAGGCTCTGCTGCAACGCCTGACGGTCCTGAACCATATCCGGGTGGAACGCGGTCCGGCGACATAA
- a CDS encoding adenosine deaminase produces MTTTNTVASAPHIDALADGTLEKIASFPGDYAQHRQLLADLKEDLVAQCASRSACADISEELRWSLARDMPGFSTDALYVKRYSLLSMAGIVFLGFFVGGLLSGLLGLIDMGGGILRVGAVLGMLYGAEYLSGNPKARTRLLTFLGLGTLTTFAASLAAGILRLASWADFKSAVFGASRGPGLLKRLYLLLGAAFLFVLLAKKTTSLDVEAFRPSLRRQAQDRARYLATFFSVWDKLHAEIDALGESGHQPRHAGKCPRNDCPLALGVAHLLDGMDEQSRHFLSEQLVFMGYAPGEDASHIIWDEKNHGGLYDTVGLVANGDRCRILRRYTHAGDSIVRGHVQKEAAVGAGA; encoded by the coding sequence ATGACCACTACCAATACCGTTGCATCCGCTCCCCATATCGACGCTCTTGCGGATGGAACTCTCGAAAAAATAGCGTCCTTTCCTGGCGATTACGCGCAGCACCGCCAGTTGCTTGCCGATCTCAAGGAAGACCTGGTGGCCCAGTGCGCCTCAAGGTCCGCCTGTGCAGACATTTCGGAAGAACTGCGCTGGAGCCTTGCCCGCGACATGCCGGGCTTTTCCACCGACGCCCTGTATGTAAAAAGATATTCTCTGCTCAGCATGGCGGGCATTGTTTTTCTTGGTTTTTTTGTCGGAGGTCTTTTGTCCGGCCTGCTCGGCCTCATTGATATGGGCGGGGGCATCCTGCGCGTGGGGGCCGTGCTCGGCATGCTTTACGGCGCGGAATACCTGTCAGGCAACCCCAAGGCCCGTACCCGCCTACTGACGTTTCTGGGCCTGGGAACTCTCACCACATTCGCGGCCAGCCTTGCCGCCGGCATTTTGCGCCTCGCCTCCTGGGCGGACTTCAAAAGTGCCGTCTTTGGCGCAAGCCGCGGGCCGGGCCTGCTCAAGCGCTTGTATCTGCTGCTGGGCGCAGCCTTTCTTTTCGTTCTGCTTGCCAAAAAAACCACGTCCCTGGACGTGGAGGCCTTCAGGCCTTCTCTGCGTCGTCAGGCGCAGGACCGCGCACGCTATCTCGCCACATTTTTTTCGGTGTGGGACAAACTCCATGCAGAGATTGACGCCCTCGGTGAAAGCGGGCACCAACCGCGGCATGCAGGCAAATGCCCCAGAAACGACTGCCCTCTGGCCCTTGGGGTTGCGCATCTTCTGGACGGCATGGATGAACAGAGCAGACACTTTCTTTCAGAACAGCTTGTTTTTATGGGCTATGCCCCTGGTGAAGACGCCAGTCACATCATATGGGATGAAAAAAACCACGGCGGCCTTTATGACACGGTGGGCCTTGTGGCCAACGGCGACCGCTGCCGCATTTTGCGCCGCTATACGCATGCCGGCGACAGCATTGTAAGGGGGCATGTGCAGAAAGAAGCCGCCGTAGGGGCCGGGGCATGA